A single Caldisericaceae bacterium DNA region contains:
- a CDS encoding N-acetylmuramoyl-L-alanine amidase gives MRNIKYIILHHSATEAPGDGSAVADAIMLNHRKKWQVSFPNYVCDYHYMIGQTGKIFKGQPEELPSWHATNYKVNLESLGVCFLGNFEVSLMSKEQFNAGVKLLKELVLKYGIKSENVL, from the coding sequence ATGAGAAATATAAAGTATATAATTTTACACCATTCGGCAACTGAAGCTCCAGGTGATGGAAGTGCTGTTGCCGATGCAATTATGCTTAACCACAGAAAAAAGTGGCAAGTATCTTTTCCAAACTATGTTTGCGACTACCACTATATGATAGGACAAACTGGAAAGATCTTTAAAGGACAACCTGAAGAATTGCCCTCTTGGCATGCAACAAATTATAAGGTAAATTTAGAAAGTTTAGGAGTTTGCTTTCTTGGAAATTTTGAAGTAAGTTTAATGAGTAAAGAGCAATTTAATGCAGGTGTAAAACTCTTAAAAGAACTTGTTTTAAAATACGGCATTAAAAGTGAAAATGTTTTGAG
- a CDS encoding YvrJ family protein — MDEIITIIQNVGFPMAIATYLLFVFGAKIDRLSDAVEKLAGLIDEIGKEK; from the coding sequence ATGGACGAAATTATAACAATTATCCAAAATGTGGGGTTTCCCATGGCTATTGCAACATATTTACTATTTGTTTTTGGTGCAAAAATTGATAGATTAAGCGATGCTGTAGAAAAGTTAGCAGGTTTAATTGATGAAATTGGAAAAGAAAAATGA
- a CDS encoding DUF2922 domain-containing protein, producing the protein MANTSTKVVRLVFKTENGKTYAMEFSNPKDGITTAELQALGNLVVSKNAILTKNGNLVEFVDGGIVERNFTDLIP; encoded by the coding sequence ATGGCTAACACAAGCACAAAGGTAGTTAGACTTGTTTTTAAAACAGAAAATGGGAAAACCTACGCAATGGAGTTTAGTAATCCAAAAGATGGTATAACTACTGCCGAACTACAAGCACTTGGCAACCTCGTTGTTAGTAAAAATGCCATCTTAACTAAAAATGGAAACCTCGTTGAATTTGTTGATGGTGGAATTGTTGAAAGGAACTTTACAGACCTTATTCCATAG